CTTGATCGGAATGCCTCTAGCTATTGGTGTTGGGCGCCGTGTGGTTATGCTGGCTTCCACTGCTATTCTTGCAGTCGGGGCTATTTTATGTGCAACTGCAAAGACGTACGAGTGGCACTTTGGCGCAAGAATCCTGGTTGGCCTCGCTGCGGGTCAAAGTGAATCGATTGTTCCCATGATCTCACAGGTGAGTGTTGCACCCTTTTCAATACTTcatatattattttaacTAGCACAATTTTTTGTTCCTGTTTGACAAATGCGCAGGAAATATTCTTTGTGCATGAACGCAGTAGAGCTCTCATGGGTCAGCAGGCTATTCAAGTCTGCCTTACTACGGTATGGGTCCTGTTCGCCGGTCCTATCGCGGAGGCCATCACCCCCAAATGGTGGTATGGTCTTGGTGCCGTCTTAGCTGGGGCTCTATTTGTCGGtacattctttctcttaccTGAAACTAAGTACGAGCGATCTTTGTCAGCGTACCAGGAAGAGTCTTCGTCAGGTGATGAGGTGCTTACTGAGGGCTTTGACGacaacaaaccaaaccatcCGGAGGCAGTACCTTGCACCGAGCGTCCAGAGCTCGATTTTGTCAACTACTCTCCGCGCACATTCAAGTCTGATCTACGCCTGTGGAATGGCAAGCCGGAGTGGTTCAAAGTATGGGAAGTGCTGAAGGTATgttatcatcatcaaagctAGCACTTCTGTCAGTAGTAACCCTAACATTGTACGCAGCAAACAGCGGAGcttctcctttttccgaACGTACTTTGGGCTCTCCTCCTCAACGGCTTGGTGATTGGTGTCAACGTAGCCATTGGAACGACCTACAGCACCATCATCTCTGCTGCGCCCTACAATTGGCCCAACAGCAGTGCTAGCTACATCAACTGTGGACAGATCGTGGTCGCCATTGTCGCCCTTCCTCTCCTAGGTCATAGTTCAGACTGGCTGGTGAAGTTCCGCGCAAAGCGGAACAACGGTCTTCACGAGCCCGAGACTCGTCTGATTCCACTTATATTGCCAGCTGCGATAGGCACGTTTACCAGTTCTTTATACGGTGAAGGGGGAGCCCATCCATATGATTACCACTGGTTTGTTTACGCCTGGGCCGTAGCGGCATATTATTTCTGCTTCGTCGGCGTCAATATTGTTACGATCACCTACTTGCTGGATAGCTACCTGGCGCGTGCTGGTCCACTGCTGGTGATTGTCTGTGCTTTCCGAGGTATCACTTCCTTTGGAACCAGTTATGGTACCGCTCCTTTCATCGAACTGCATGGTTATGATGGCACCTTCAACACGTTTGCTGCACTCACCGGGTTTTTGTCTCTGATAGGCATCCCGATATTTATCTGGGGGAAGCGCATTCGGGCTTTTACTGGACGGTTTGCTAAGGACAAAACCAATTGACCGCGAGAGTGGAGGATTTGATACGCCATTTGCTCTCTGATGCTAGCACTGTTATGGCCATGTTTCCATGTCTGGAGGCCGTTAGACTATACTTGAATTTTCGTTATTCATTTGCTATTACCTCTGGTCATATGATAGGTCAGGAGTATAGCATAACTTACGCACACTACACGATTCCTGACTCATAATACATTGAATGTCACATATGATTCAAGCCTCCCCCAGACAATATTAATCTAGATTACACTAAAGTCGTCCAGAGCTAGCACGGATTCTGATCATACTGCGCATTCAAATCCTTGCTAATGATACCCGCGTCGACAGCCTCTGTGATTATTTCAGTTAGCACCACCACTCTCTATCAATGGTAAGATAAGAACATACTCTGATAATTCCACTGCTCAATATTGGGCACGGTATCCGTCTTCCACGACCAAAAGACCCACCCATCAAGCGCCTCATACTGTCTCTGCTGCGCCGAGAACCACTTCGAGTACGACTTCGCATGATCGCCGGTCATGGGCAGGAAGTTATCACCTGTATTATCAAATGCCAGACTCCACTCTCCTACAACCTTCGGACTAACATTGGACGTGCGATTATCACCGCATGCATCCGTAATCATATCATCTATCGTCTCGGCGTTGCGAACTAGATAGATCTCGTAATTGTGATCATCGAAcagaagcttctccttctgtgTATCATTGAGAGAGCGAGTAGGGTTACCACCTGAGTCCCATTTGTCGTCCTATATACTTCATTAGCTTCCCCATGAAATAGTCCAATAAGACCAACCATACCATGAGAGTAACATGCAACGCATCCGCGTCCGAAACACCCAAGACCGATTCCTTCGCGCGAATGCGATCAATAGCCGACGGATAAAAATGCTCAACCATCCAGTTCGTGTCCGCGTTCTCCGTATTCTGGAGAGGCTCGTTGACGAGTTCCAGGGCCCCGACATTTTTGAACGCGGAGCGATTGTTGTGGATTTGCTCTCGTATCCATTCGTAGAACTTGTATGCTCGTTCGGCGTTGTCGTCGCTTTGGTAGAATTGCGGTGGGTCTACGTACTACATACAAGTTAGGATATGCTCAACTAGAATGGCTAAATGGAAATGAATGTAACAGGCAGTCCCCTACCCGACCGGTAAAAGGTTGATTCGGCTCCTGAGCCCCCGGTAGCCCGTGGAGATCAATAATTATATACATATCGGCGTCGGACGCCCATTGGCAGACGTTGGTTAGATCTTCGATTGAGTTGTTGCGTGGGTAGTACTCGGTATCATTGATTAGGTCTTCGTACATCCAGAAGCCGACTGGGATCTGTGGGTTGTGTCAGATACAGAGTACATTCTTATTATGACTGTATTACATACGCGGATAGTGTTAAGACCATATGATACCATCCGAGTAATATCATCCTTAGTGATCCACGTTTGCCAATGTGTTTTGAAAGCTGCATTAGCCGCGTCCTGCCCGATACCTTTCACGCAATCCCATTCGCTCTTGTAGTCGCCGCAGCCCATACTAGACCATTCGCTACTAGCCATCCATTTCTCCATGATGAAATGGGATCCCAGATTGACGCCGCGGATCTTCGTAGTGTTTGTATTCGTGAAGGTCGAGAGACTTCGCCCCTGGTCGGTGGGAAGCCAGGCTAGGGCTAATGGGGCAGTGCCCAAAAGCACGATCAATGACTGAAGCCTCATTTCGATCGGATTAAAGTTCCTGGGCGATGTTTACAACATGGTAGGAGTAAGACGGAAATTAGCCTAGATATAAGGCGCTGCACGATCGGATCAGGCTACATTTTCGGACCCCCTTGCACTGGATCGGGCTTAGATAGTGGTCGGCTACAAGAGCACGCATGCAAGGGTTGTTTACAATGTTCGCGGGCGGCGCGTGTCGATCATTGTCCCACTTCGGGAATTGGGGGTGAGGAATCTCACGGCTGTGCTTATCATGGTTACATCGTCTGGAGGAATTTGTATTGTTTCTGAAACTTACTCTGCTTCAAGTGGAAAATGGATCTGATATGCATATTTTATGCAAGGCTTGGGGGCTGttgtttttgtcttttgtgCTGCTTGTGCCTCTTTGGCGTCAGTGGCATAATAGCATATCGTGTAAACTAGCTCACTGCGTAACTCCATACTTATTTGTTCAACAGGGCCCATAGCTCATTTGTGTCGCCGCAGGGAAGAATCTGATATATCTATCCGGCAGTTCGCTCCCAGGAATGCGATTGGGATGGCTGATGAAAGGGCTCGGCTTATGTTGGTTGAGCGAGCTAGCCTGGGCTGTTTTTAATCATACCAGAGGACACTAGCGATGGGATAAGATAGTCACAGTATAGCAAGCTGTAGATACTTGCTCATGTCAATCCGCGATTCACATCCTCAGAGTACTGAGCCCTTCGGTCGAGCATTTAGGCTGAACAACTACAACCAAAACACTAGCATACAATCGTATTCATTTAACTAGTTCTGCCTGGCATTCCCTCGCACTGGAAACTGGAAAGTGGATTTTTACATAGGGTTTGTCGGGTTATACGTATGCCAGGCGAAGATATCCCGGCCTTTGGGGTACGTACATATAATGGAATGGCATGGTGGAGCTATTATTTCGTATCTAAAGTAGGGCACAGCAAAGAGACTGTAAGAGTTGCTCCCGCGTGGCTAAGTCGTATAAGTGACCGTTGTACACTTCTAGTTTTTGCAAAGGGCGAATTCTCGGGTTTGGTATCCATATAGATATAAACTAGCATGCCCACGCATTTACAGCCACATTCTTTTTCGTTCAGCATTGGAGTTCTCgaattgaagatatataatgCCAACGGGACTTGGCCAAGATATATAATACATCGGGCGCCTTGGCCGCCTACAGAACCGTTCGAGTCTCATCAAACAGCACTCGCTCTTCGGCAcaaggggaggggaaaatGATACAAATAcgaaataaaaataaaaataaaggatAAAGAAGATAGAATGAGACAAGGTGAAATGTTTCCGACTGCACCTAGCTTTTGCGCAGCGTGATTTTTTTATCACATCTCTCGGTAGTAAACACCATTTTCCCAAAAGGGTATTTGCCCGATGACACTCGACTTAAACCAAACTTGTACGAAGTGACGGTCGCTATCAGGGCAACTAACTGTTCTCAGCTTGGT
The sequence above is a segment of the Aspergillus oryzae RIB40 DNA, chromosome 3 genome. Coding sequences within it:
- a CDS encoding uncharacterized protein (synaptic vesicle transporter SVOP and related transporters (major facilitator superfamily)), which codes for MSQKDKSSVGHVEDIEAVETGQMKKHEATKVMGTVKLTEGSIIYIPTPTADPQDPLNLSMLRKITILVVISIFSCLGLSLVSGFGGLLGFYIPQYEEVGVTYNGITYLMTYPTLFMGIGNLIGMPLAIGVGRRVVMLASTAILAVGAILCATAKTYEWHFGARILVGLAAGQSESIVPMISQEIFFVHERSRALMGQQAIQVCLTTVWVLFAGPIAEAITPKWWYGLGAVLAGALFVGTFFLLPETKYERSLSAYQEESSSGDEVLTEGFDDNKPNHPEAVPCTERPELDFVNYSPRTFKSDLRLWNGKPEWFKVWEVLKQTAELLLFPNVLWALLLNGLVIGVNVAIGTTYSTIISAAPYNWPNSSASYINCGQIVVAIVALPLLGHSSDWLVKFRAKRNNGLHEPETRLIPLILPAAIGTFTSSLYGEGGAHPYDYHWFVYAWAVAAYYFCFVGVNIVTITYLLDSYLARAGPLLVIVCAFRGITSFGTSYGTAPFIELHGYDGTFNTFAALTGFLSLIGIPIFIWGKRIRAFTGRSFSFCVSLRERVGLPPESHLSSYILH